The Sporosarcina ureae genome includes a region encoding these proteins:
- a CDS encoding thiolase C-terminal domain-containing protein, whose protein sequence is MGIIKDRYAIVGVGESERSRKSGTTPLHLALDAAKAAIKDAGLKATDIDGFMNYNEGDSCTSHQLATYLGVRPKYVKDIQGGGASTEMLIADAVALIEAGQLNTVLIYRSMNGSSGTRVGRGYDPDMLQGALAGGSFVIPYGSASPSQWFGMYATRHMHETGITKEHLGHVCLSFYEHAQRNPKAFLHGKPLTMENYLATPDISSPFNIHDSCLELDEGNAIIVTSAEKAQDCTSKPVYIMGMSARQCHPHAHYWNDIDQVASDYVAEELYENAGVTPDDIDVASIYDCFSWVVMRQLEAYGFAKRGEVGDFVAEGNLKMGGKLPTNTAGGMLSEGYTHGMNNAIEIVRQLRHDYEGTDRQVEDCKIGICTGWAGPDIAGAMILRN, encoded by the coding sequence ATGGGAATTATTAAAGATCGCTATGCCATTGTAGGCGTAGGTGAGAGCGAACGCTCAAGAAAATCGGGGACAACGCCTCTTCATTTAGCACTCGATGCTGCCAAAGCAGCGATTAAAGATGCCGGTTTGAAAGCGACGGACATCGATGGATTTATGAACTATAACGAAGGAGATTCCTGTACGTCTCACCAGCTAGCAACGTATCTTGGTGTACGACCGAAATACGTCAAAGATATCCAAGGTGGCGGAGCGAGTACCGAGATGCTGATCGCCGATGCGGTGGCGCTCATTGAAGCAGGCCAACTGAACACAGTATTGATCTATCGTTCCATGAACGGAAGCTCCGGAACACGTGTAGGCCGAGGGTATGACCCGGATATGCTGCAAGGGGCACTAGCTGGCGGAAGTTTCGTTATTCCATACGGATCAGCGAGCCCATCGCAATGGTTCGGCATGTACGCGACGCGTCACATGCATGAAACAGGTATTACGAAAGAACATCTCGGACATGTCTGCTTGAGTTTCTATGAGCATGCACAACGTAATCCGAAAGCGTTTCTGCACGGTAAACCGTTAACGATGGAAAACTATCTCGCTACACCGGATATTAGTTCTCCATTCAATATCCATGATTCATGCCTCGAGCTCGATGAAGGCAATGCGATCATCGTCACTTCTGCTGAAAAAGCACAAGACTGTACGTCAAAACCCGTCTATATCATGGGTATGTCTGCACGCCAATGTCACCCACACGCGCACTACTGGAATGATATTGATCAAGTCGCCTCCGATTATGTAGCGGAAGAGCTCTACGAAAACGCGGGTGTCACACCAGACGATATCGACGTGGCTTCCATCTATGACTGTTTCAGCTGGGTTGTAATGCGACAGCTTGAAGCCTATGGATTTGCGAAACGCGGAGAAGTAGGAGATTTCGTTGCAGAGGGCAACTTAAAGATGGGCGGGAAATTGCCAACTAACACAGCGGGCGGCATGTTGTCAGAAGGATACACGCATGGAATGAATAATGCGATTGAAATCGTCAGACAGCTACGCCATGACTATGAAGGAACCGACCGCCAAGTAGAAGACTGCAAGATCGGTATTTGTACCGGTTGGGCGGGACCCGATATTGCAGGCGCCATGATCTTACGAAACTAG
- a CDS encoding FAS1-like dehydratase domain-containing protein, which produces MDLDKSVIGLTSTEYVFEVESRHVGQFAAAIGDDHPLYSDENYAKQSAYAGLIVPPTFPIAMNDGKTKMPLDLDQRRMLHGEQEFIYYKPIRIGDRLRCQIKVHDLYDKEGKSGKMQFLKLDTEMKNETGELVCISRMNIVYRALAN; this is translated from the coding sequence ATGGACTTAGATAAAAGCGTCATTGGTTTAACGAGTACAGAATACGTCTTTGAAGTAGAAAGTCGGCATGTCGGCCAATTTGCTGCGGCAATCGGAGACGACCATCCACTCTATTCGGATGAAAATTACGCCAAGCAATCGGCTTACGCAGGATTAATCGTGCCACCTACATTCCCGATTGCGATGAACGACGGCAAGACTAAAATGCCACTAGATCTCGACCAGCGTAGAATGTTGCACGGCGAGCAGGAATTCATCTACTACAAACCAATCCGCATAGGCGATCGACTGCGTTGTCAGATCAAAGTACACGATCTGTATGACAAAGAAGGCAAAAGCGGCAAGATGCAGTTTTTAAAGCTTGATACCGAAATGAAAAATGAAACAGGCGAATTGGTCTGTATTAGCCGAATGAATATCGTCTATCGCGCATTAGCGAACTAA
- a CDS encoding acyl-CoA dehydrogenase family protein — protein MDFSLTEEQEMFRGHIRKMLDKFGGTQIAREMIDDNPQSLKKVYTTLAELGCSGINIPEEYGGMDLEALDLVPTFEEMGRSLVPGLFMETSALAVPTLKKYATEEQKQHNLPAIASGEKWISFAALEPFNDFSPAGIHCTLVQQDGQYVLNGTKTLVPEAELADAFLVLVRTNEEDQEDGLSLVLIDQTEDMKIEKQSSFDESKHVSKVEFQNFIIEENQIIGELDKGWTQLQEGLLYFNAALSSYIVGAMEQVVQMANEYAKIREQFGQAIGRFQAIKHSIVNMKVNLEIARSLSHYANWVVDTDESDREATVYSARTYATEKFIEVSAHNIQIHGGIGFTEEIDCHLYVKRARYYDQYVGSTPFYQEKVVASLGW, from the coding sequence ATGGACTTTTCATTAACAGAAGAGCAAGAAATGTTTCGTGGACATATTCGCAAAATGCTAGATAAATTCGGCGGCACACAAATAGCTCGGGAAATGATCGATGACAACCCGCAAAGCTTGAAGAAAGTGTACACGACATTGGCTGAACTCGGATGCAGCGGCATCAATATTCCTGAAGAATATGGCGGTATGGACCTCGAGGCACTTGATCTCGTGCCAACGTTTGAAGAGATGGGACGTTCATTAGTACCTGGCTTGTTCATGGAAACTTCCGCGCTAGCAGTACCGACCCTCAAGAAATATGCGACAGAGGAGCAAAAACAACACAATTTGCCAGCGATCGCTTCGGGAGAAAAATGGATTTCATTCGCGGCCTTGGAACCTTTCAATGACTTCTCACCAGCTGGTATCCACTGTACATTGGTGCAACAAGACGGACAGTATGTGCTCAACGGTACGAAGACGCTTGTACCCGAAGCGGAACTTGCGGATGCGTTCCTCGTACTCGTACGCACAAACGAGGAAGATCAAGAAGACGGACTATCACTTGTGCTCATCGATCAGACAGAAGACATGAAGATCGAGAAACAATCATCCTTTGATGAATCCAAACATGTGTCGAAAGTTGAATTCCAAAACTTCATCATCGAAGAAAATCAAATTATAGGGGAACTGGACAAAGGCTGGACGCAGCTTCAAGAAGGTTTATTATACTTTAATGCTGCACTTAGTTCCTACATCGTCGGGGCAATGGAGCAGGTCGTCCAGATGGCGAACGAATATGCGAAGATTCGCGAGCAGTTTGGCCAAGCGATCGGCCGCTTCCAAGCGATCAAACACAGTATTGTCAACATGAAAGTGAATTTGGAAATTGCTCGTTCACTGAGCCATTATGCCAACTGGGTAGTGGATACGGACGAATCCGACCGAGAAGCAACAGTATATAGCGCCCGTACATATGCGACGGAGAAATTCATCGAAGTCTCGGCACATAATATTCAAATCCACGGCGGAATCGGATTCACTGAAGAAATCGATTGCCATTTATACGTGAAGCGCGCGCGCTACTACGATCAGTATGTAGGCTCCACCCCTTTCTATCAAGAAAAAGTAGTCGCTTCACTAGGCTGGTAA
- a CDS encoding Zn-ribbon domain-containing OB-fold protein, with translation MTQATTAYQKPIPLKDLDNAPYWDAADQHQLALQKCDDCQAYSQPPGPTCAKCGSANVRFEQLGDDITATVYSYVVSYRPFLPGFQDELPTIIALGQLDQVPEVKIMGNILKCEEKDLQIGMPIRMTWVDITEDRALPQWIPATN, from the coding sequence ATGACACAAGCAACGACGGCTTACCAAAAACCGATTCCATTAAAGGATCTAGATAATGCTCCGTACTGGGACGCGGCAGACCAACATCAACTGGCTCTGCAAAAATGTGATGACTGTCAAGCCTATTCACAACCACCAGGCCCTACGTGCGCCAAGTGCGGAAGTGCAAATGTCCGCTTTGAACAGTTGGGCGACGACATTACAGCTACTGTCTATTCGTATGTAGTGTCCTACCGTCCATTCCTACCGGGCTTCCAAGATGAGTTGCCAACCATTATCGCACTCGGACAACTCGATCAAGTACCGGAAGTGAAAATTATGGGCAACATCTTGAAGTGCGAGGAAAAAGATTTACAGATCGGCATGCCTATTCGCATGACATGGGTCGATATTACAGAAGACCGTGCATTGCCACAGTGGATTCCGGCTACCAACTGA
- a CDS encoding acyl-CoA dehydrogenase family protein: MDFSFTKKEEKFRTELRTWLEANLPEGWLEGKRDLPEDLDEYSRVLRAWQHTLYEGGWAAIAWPKEYGGRGASLMEEIIYHQEMVRVKAPPLINYIGIHMVGPTLIDIGTDEQKERYLKKILTGEEIWCQGYSEPGAGSDLTGLKTRAVKDGDHWLINGQKVWTSFGHVADKCFLLTRTSTHPEKKHRGITVFMMDMHQPGVETLPIVQMDGHSEFNEVYMTDAVATDADIVGQVDSGWHVLIALMLHERTGIGAELFTLEKQFNDTVELAQQYKVNGKPLIENPAIRQKLASFYARVRGSLLNYYKNLTTTIKNGQPGAETSIDKLVVTELNQALSAFAVEIQGHQGVLVDKDAVADPKWQHLFLASFGQTIGGGTSEVQRNTIGERVLGLPKDMGR, translated from the coding sequence ATGGATTTCTCTTTTACGAAAAAAGAAGAAAAATTTAGAACCGAACTACGAACATGGCTTGAAGCAAACCTACCTGAAGGATGGCTAGAAGGTAAGCGCGACTTACCAGAAGACTTGGATGAATATTCCCGTGTGTTACGCGCATGGCAACATACATTGTACGAAGGCGGATGGGCAGCCATCGCCTGGCCGAAAGAATACGGTGGACGCGGCGCTAGCCTCATGGAAGAAATCATCTACCATCAGGAAATGGTACGTGTCAAAGCACCGCCACTCATCAACTATATCGGGATCCATATGGTAGGCCCTACGTTGATCGACATTGGAACGGATGAACAAAAAGAGAGATATTTGAAGAAAATCTTGACGGGTGAAGAAATATGGTGTCAGGGCTATTCAGAGCCGGGCGCAGGGTCGGATTTAACAGGCCTGAAAACACGTGCGGTAAAAGACGGCGATCACTGGCTCATCAATGGCCAGAAAGTCTGGACAAGTTTTGGTCACGTGGCGGATAAATGTTTCCTACTGACACGAACGAGTACGCACCCAGAAAAGAAACACCGCGGTATTACGGTGTTCATGATGGATATGCACCAGCCGGGCGTCGAAACACTGCCGATTGTTCAGATGGACGGACATTCAGAATTTAACGAAGTGTATATGACAGATGCTGTAGCGACGGATGCGGATATCGTCGGACAAGTGGATTCAGGCTGGCATGTATTGATCGCTTTGATGCTTCATGAGCGCACGGGGATCGGGGCAGAACTCTTCACACTCGAAAAACAATTCAACGATACGGTGGAACTGGCACAGCAGTATAAAGTGAATGGCAAACCATTGATCGAAAATCCTGCCATCCGACAAAAATTGGCGAGTTTCTACGCTCGCGTACGTGGATCACTCTTGAATTACTATAAAAACTTGACGACTACGATCAAGAACGGTCAGCCTGGTGCGGAAACATCCATCGATAAGTTGGTCGTAACCGAGCTGAACCAAGCACTTTCGGCATTCGCAGTGGAAATCCAAGGACATCAGGGCGTGTTAGTTGATAAAGACGCTGTAGCCGATCCGAAATGGCAGCATTTATTCCTAGCCTCATTCGGACAGACAATCGGTGGCGGTACGAGTGAAGTACAACGCAATACGATTGGCGAGCGGGTACTGGGATTGCCAAAAGACATGGGACGTTAA
- a CDS encoding MaoC/PaaZ C-terminal domain-containing protein, which yields MIKDWVLEELTVDQKLEPMVKPPITKVQLAQYAGASGDFNPLHLDDDFAQKIGMDGVIAHGMLVMGFLGEYVMKIAGQEARIANINMRFGKMTVPGDEIRCSGIVERTYEEEGKRCIALELTAEKISGEVVGSGSAILQLT from the coding sequence ATGATCAAAGATTGGGTGTTGGAAGAACTAACCGTTGACCAAAAACTTGAACCGATGGTGAAGCCGCCGATTACGAAAGTGCAGCTCGCTCAATATGCAGGTGCATCCGGAGATTTTAACCCGTTGCACCTCGACGATGACTTCGCCCAAAAAATCGGCATGGACGGTGTCATCGCACACGGCATGCTGGTGATGGGTTTCCTTGGTGAGTACGTCATGAAAATTGCCGGTCAAGAAGCACGGATCGCAAATATAAACATGCGTTTTGGCAAAATGACTGTACCGGGTGATGAAATACGCTGCTCGGGTATAGTCGAACGAACATATGAAGAAGAAGGCAAGCGGTGCATTGCACTGGAACTGACAGCCGAGAAAATATCGGGCGAAGTGGTTGGATCAGGCAGCGCCATCTTACAACTAACATAA
- the parC gene encoding DNA topoisomerase IV subunit A: MTQSETFQDLPLEEVIGDRFGRYSKYIIQDRAIPDARDGLKPVQRRILYAMFHEGNTHDKAFRKSAKTVGNVIGNYHPHGDTSVYDAMVRMSQSWKLRHEMIDMQGNNGSVDGDSAAAMRYTEARLSAIASEMLRDIRKETVDFAFNFDDTELEPTVLPGRFPNLLVNGSTGISAGYATDIPPHALHEVIDAVLLRLKKPDVSVDELMTVIPGPDFPTGAIIQGTDGIRTAYQTGKGRFIIRALWEIEQLKAGKSQIVITEIPYDVNKANLVKKMDELRHDRRLEGIAEIRDESDRTGMRIVVELKKEIDGTAIMQYLLKHTDLQITYNFNMIAIAGRRPMLMSLPMLLDAYIDHQKDIITRRSNFDIRKAKERLHIVDGLMKALSILDEVIKTIRASKDKKDAKLNLINAYEFTEVQAEAIVSLQLYRLTNTDITELKREEQELRDLIKELEAILASEAKLISVLVKELKGIRKQFSEPRRSVIEEKIEELKVDLDILIPSEEVMVSVTKGGYVKRTSMRSYSASGGKGQEMKEYDYNLIESAMNTQHHLLLFTSLGNYIYQPVHELPEIRWRDLGQHLSSICGLEPGEELVDVIALEKFDENSSVLTASSNGNVKISKLTDFQVQRFNRSFKAMNIKKDDRLVGARVITGEEDVLLVSKQAYSLRFSLSELAITGIRTGGVKGINLKAEDELVAFEVITPQTRNIFIATQRGSVKRMNISEFEVNSRALRGVTIVKELKSNPHRVIAMKTVKDDEEMVLLTTRNHNVEIDPMSLKNTTRQSTGSAVVDEAKDGKVVQVSTVKKESK; encoded by the coding sequence ATGACACAGTCAGAAACGTTTCAAGATCTGCCCTTGGAAGAAGTAATTGGTGACCGTTTTGGGCGTTATAGTAAATACATTATTCAGGACCGTGCGATTCCCGATGCACGGGACGGGTTAAAGCCGGTGCAACGTCGTATTTTGTATGCGATGTTCCATGAAGGCAATACACATGATAAAGCATTCCGTAAATCCGCCAAGACGGTCGGTAACGTAATCGGTAACTATCATCCGCACGGTGATACGTCCGTTTATGATGCGATGGTTCGGATGAGTCAGTCATGGAAACTGCGTCATGAAATGATAGATATGCAAGGAAATAACGGTTCGGTCGATGGAGACTCCGCGGCCGCCATGCGTTATACCGAAGCTCGACTTTCTGCTATTGCGAGTGAAATGTTGCGTGATATTCGTAAGGAAACCGTCGATTTTGCCTTTAACTTTGATGATACGGAACTTGAACCTACTGTTTTACCGGGGCGTTTTCCGAATTTGCTAGTAAATGGTTCTACAGGCATCTCTGCTGGTTATGCAACCGATATTCCGCCTCACGCACTGCATGAAGTCATCGATGCGGTCTTACTGCGCTTAAAGAAGCCGGACGTCAGCGTAGATGAGCTCATGACGGTCATTCCTGGACCTGATTTCCCCACAGGTGCAATCATCCAAGGAACAGATGGAATCCGCACTGCCTATCAAACTGGCAAAGGGCGTTTCATTATTCGGGCGTTGTGGGAAATCGAGCAGTTAAAAGCAGGTAAATCTCAAATCGTCATTACGGAAATCCCGTATGACGTCAATAAAGCGAATTTAGTAAAGAAAATGGATGAACTGCGCCATGACCGTCGATTGGAAGGTATTGCGGAAATTCGTGATGAATCCGACCGTACCGGCATGCGGATCGTCGTCGAGTTGAAGAAAGAAATTGACGGCACAGCGATCATGCAGTATTTATTGAAGCATACAGATCTACAGATCACATACAACTTCAATATGATCGCCATTGCAGGCAGACGTCCGATGTTGATGTCACTACCTATGCTTCTGGATGCGTATATTGATCACCAAAAAGACATTATTACACGACGTTCCAACTTCGATATCCGCAAAGCGAAAGAACGACTACATATCGTGGATGGCTTAATGAAAGCTTTATCGATCCTGGATGAAGTCATTAAGACAATTCGCGCGTCAAAAGATAAAAAGGACGCGAAATTGAACTTAATCAATGCATATGAATTCACTGAAGTACAAGCGGAAGCCATTGTTTCCTTGCAATTATACCGATTGACGAACACGGATATTACGGAATTAAAACGCGAAGAACAAGAGCTTCGTGACTTGATTAAAGAATTAGAAGCGATCCTAGCAAGTGAGGCTAAATTGATATCCGTTTTGGTAAAGGAACTTAAAGGGATTCGCAAGCAATTTTCTGAGCCACGTCGTTCGGTCATTGAAGAAAAAATCGAAGAGCTGAAAGTTGATCTCGATATTCTCATTCCGAGCGAAGAAGTCATGGTATCTGTCACAAAAGGCGGCTATGTCAAACGTACAAGCATGCGTTCTTACTCCGCGTCAGGTGGAAAAGGTCAAGAAATGAAGGAATACGATTATAACTTAATCGAATCTGCCATGAATACACAGCATCACTTGCTGTTGTTCACATCACTCGGCAATTACATCTACCAACCGGTCCACGAGCTGCCAGAGATACGCTGGCGCGATTTAGGGCAGCATTTATCCAGCATTTGCGGACTCGAGCCAGGCGAAGAGCTAGTAGACGTGATTGCCCTTGAGAAATTCGATGAAAACAGCAGCGTGTTAACTGCTTCATCCAACGGAAATGTGAAAATATCGAAACTAACTGACTTCCAAGTACAACGATTTAACCGTTCATTCAAAGCGATGAATATCAAAAAAGACGATCGACTCGTAGGTGCACGGGTGATAACGGGTGAAGAAGACGTATTATTAGTTAGTAAACAAGCATATTCTCTACGATTTTCGTTGTCAGAACTTGCCATTACCGGGATCCGGACAGGCGGCGTAAAAGGAATTAATCTGAAGGCTGAAGACGAGCTGGTGGCGTTTGAAGTCATTACCCCACAAACACGCAATATCTTTATTGCCACACAGCGCGGCTCTGTGAAGCGTATGAATATTTCCGAGTTTGAAGTGAATTCTAGAGCGCTTAGAGGCGTAACGATAGTGAAGGAATTGAAGTCTAATCCGCATCGAGTGATTGCAATGAAGACAGTGAAAGACGATGAAGAAATGGTTTTGCTGACAACACGGAATCATAATGTGGAGATTGATCCGATGTCGTTGAAGAATACGACTCGTCAATCCACGGGAAGTGCTGTCGTAGATGAAGCGAAGGACGGCAAAGTTGTCCAAGTGTCTACGGTTAAAAAAGAAAGTAAATAA
- a CDS encoding acetate--CoA ligase family protein: MKLANEEVVSNLELDPLFHPRTIAVLGTSENPNKIGYLQLKALLDGGFAGEIYPIHRSAQQIADLTCYPSVKDVPNEIDLAILCVGIDQVEKCLVECGESGVKAAIVFASGYSEIGEAGIVAQQRLKDISDTYNIRIIGPNCVGLLNTTNGLMGTFSPGLTNMPLNKKREAGFVTQSGAFGVLTYIAAAQQGLTFNYFVSVGNEADVGFADVMEYMLHDPNTTIATGYLEGEKNPEKLRELAKFALEINKPMVVMKSGRSSAGSRAAASHTGSLAGADQVYDGFFKQTGIVRVEDYVDIISFSKLFMSKKMPTGRNAVIVTSSGGRGINEADRCESYGLNIHPLSDGVKKEIEKNIPSYASASNPIDLTAAASITHPELFIEPLKVLVNDPDTDIIIFSEFPMNWDENTPELQEFVQLCENSDKFVLVTTFPLEGMSVPKGVGYLEDHGVAFVRGDMNPIRSLAKLVEYREAYEKAKKQRMQAEPKKINKTNIRHLLLENQTLSESQSSEILNEYGIRTAKRAIAQTSEEAVEFAATIGYPVVLKIDSPDIPHKTEVDGIRLNVNNAEEVRKAFDEVYQNATRNCPHATIHGVSVQEMLAEGVEVIVGVTNDPTFGPVIMFGLGGVFVEVFKDVSFRVAPITRQDAIDKMESLKGYELLKGVRNKKPVDKEAIIDVLLKVSELIQDYSNEIKEIDINPLIVYENGIVAADALIITK; encoded by the coding sequence ATGAAATTGGCAAACGAAGAGGTTGTATCGAATTTAGAATTGGATCCATTATTTCATCCACGTACGATTGCGGTTCTGGGAACTTCAGAGAATCCAAATAAAATTGGCTACTTGCAGCTGAAAGCATTACTTGACGGTGGATTTGCAGGAGAAATTTATCCGATCCATCGCAGTGCGCAGCAAATTGCGGACTTAACGTGTTACCCAAGCGTCAAAGATGTACCGAATGAAATCGATCTAGCTATTCTCTGCGTTGGCATTGACCAAGTGGAAAAATGTTTGGTGGAGTGTGGTGAAAGCGGTGTCAAAGCGGCAATCGTCTTTGCTTCAGGTTATTCCGAAATTGGCGAAGCAGGTATCGTAGCGCAACAACGCCTGAAAGACATTTCTGACACGTACAATATTCGCATTATCGGTCCGAACTGTGTCGGCTTACTCAATACAACGAATGGCTTGATGGGAACCTTCTCGCCAGGGTTGACGAATATGCCGTTAAACAAAAAACGGGAAGCGGGCTTTGTTACACAAAGTGGCGCGTTTGGCGTGTTAACGTATATCGCCGCGGCTCAGCAAGGTTTAACGTTCAACTATTTTGTCAGTGTCGGCAATGAAGCCGATGTAGGCTTTGCGGACGTCATGGAATACATGCTGCATGATCCGAACACAACGATCGCAACCGGCTATCTTGAAGGAGAGAAAAACCCTGAGAAGTTACGCGAGTTGGCGAAATTCGCACTTGAGATCAACAAACCGATGGTCGTCATGAAATCAGGACGAAGCAGTGCAGGCAGTCGAGCTGCAGCGTCACACACGGGTTCACTTGCAGGTGCCGACCAAGTATATGACGGATTTTTCAAACAAACCGGTATTGTCCGAGTGGAAGATTATGTAGACATTATTTCATTCTCCAAACTATTCATGTCGAAGAAGATGCCAACAGGAAGAAATGCGGTCATCGTCACAAGCTCCGGTGGAAGAGGAATTAACGAAGCAGATCGCTGTGAATCATACGGTCTAAACATACACCCGCTAAGCGATGGAGTGAAAAAAGAAATAGAGAAAAACATTCCGAGTTATGCAAGCGCTTCCAACCCGATTGATTTGACAGCAGCGGCTTCCATTACGCACCCAGAATTATTTATCGAGCCATTGAAAGTGCTCGTCAACGATCCGGATACGGACATCATCATCTTCTCTGAATTCCCAATGAACTGGGATGAAAACACGCCCGAGCTACAAGAATTTGTACAGCTTTGCGAGAACTCCGATAAGTTCGTTCTCGTGACGACGTTCCCGCTTGAAGGCATGTCTGTTCCGAAAGGCGTCGGATATCTAGAAGATCACGGTGTCGCGTTCGTGCGAGGCGATATGAACCCAATCCGCTCACTAGCTAAGCTTGTCGAGTATAGGGAAGCTTACGAGAAAGCAAAGAAACAGCGAATGCAAGCTGAACCTAAGAAAATCAATAAAACGAACATCCGTCATCTATTACTGGAAAACCAGACGTTAAGTGAGTCGCAGTCGAGCGAAATTTTGAATGAATACGGAATTCGCACAGCAAAACGCGCCATTGCACAGACTTCAGAAGAGGCTGTAGAATTTGCGGCTACGATCGGCTATCCCGTCGTGTTGAAAATCGATTCGCCTGATATCCCACACAAAACAGAAGTAGACGGCATCCGCTTGAATGTGAACAATGCAGAAGAAGTCAGAAAAGCGTTTGATGAAGTCTATCAAAATGCCACTCGAAACTGTCCACACGCGACGATCCACGGCGTGTCCGTGCAAGAAATGTTAGCTGAAGGCGTGGAAGTCATTGTAGGCGTCACGAATGATCCGACGTTCGGTCCGGTCATTATGTTCGGTCTCGGAGGGGTATTCGTCGAAGTGTTCAAAGATGTATCGTTCCGCGTAGCACCGATCACAAGACAAGACGCGATCGATAAGATGGAAAGTCTAAAAGGCTATGAACTATTAAAAGGTGTCCGAAATAAAAAGCCGGTCGACAAGGAAGCCATTATCGACGTGTTGCTAAAAGTATCCGAATTGATTCAAGACTATTCGAATGAAATCAAGGAAATTGATATTAACCCGCTCATCGTCTATGAAAATGGCATTGTAGCGGCAGATGCATTGATCATCACAAAGTAA